A stretch of DNA from Mucilaginibacter daejeonensis:
AATTGCTGTGGATATTGGTGATCGTATTCGCGCCATTTGTAGGTTCGATAGCCTACCTGATGATCGGCCGCGACCGGGAATTGGTCGCTTAAAACTCAGCGTTACGATCGCTTATAAGTGTTACATCGATGTAACAGAATTCCCCAAATCTCCCCACTTTTTGGCGTTGCGAAATTCGCAAAAACCCAACTTTTTCAAGAAAAAGCCACGTTTTCCGGAAATGTAACACCAAATGTAACACTTGAACGGTGAAATGTAACACCTGCAAGATGGCCTAAAGCTGGCCCAGTAGCACTACAGGTTGTAAGCCGATCAAATTTTATGAAAATGCTGATCACCGCGTTAGAGCAGGCTGTTGGTAAAATCGATCTTGATCTTACTTTGAAAGTTACTGATCACCTTGAATATCTCCTTCAAAGTAACGCGCTCGATCTTAGTGAGCGATGAAATATCGATGTAATTATCGGGCGCGGTCTTGTCGTTCAGGATCTGCGTGGCCTGTTTTTTTAAGCGCATGCTCATTAAAAAGTAGTACGACTGGTACAACTCATGGTAAGCCGTTTCGGTGAACACATCCAGCTTGCGTAGTGCCTTCATCCGTTCGCCGGTATTCACCTCAAATACGCGGTGTTTAAGCGCATATACGCGCACCAGATCAACGATCGGTGTCATGGCCTTCTTGATATCAAAAACCTCGCGGTGGCCCTTGGTAAAGGTACGTATGCTGTTGAAGAACGTGAGCGGTGGTTCATATTGCAGCGCGTTCACCGCCATGTTGTGGAACAGCTTATCTACCGGCTTTTGCAACTCCTTGTTCAGGAACTGCTTCAGATCATCCATGATGGTGGCATCACCGAACACGAACCGGCAATCGAAGAAGGTAGAGAAGTTGATCACCGTTTCGGGCAATGATTCGGCTATCCAGCTCAGGTAATTGCGTTTCCAGTGCGATAAGGAGTGCGTCCACTTAGGATTTTTAGCCATGAAACCGCCCGTACAATAGGCAAAGCCGGCCGTATTTAACCTGTCTGATATCCGGGTAGCGAATTCAAGAAAGTAAGCTCTAGCCTCTTCGCGGTGCTCGTTGGCTTTATCCTCGTAAATGATGGCGTTGTCCTGGTCGGTCTTGAAGGTCTGCTCCTTGCGGCCCTCGCTGCCCAGCACCATGAACACGAAACGTGCCGGGGCAGGTCCCATTTCATCCATTACGCCCTGGATCACCTTTTGAGCGATCGTATCAGCAATGGTGGTCACTACCTGGTTGGCTATCTGCGCATTAACACCGCGTTCGAGCAGCTGGTTCACAAAATGCGGCACCGAGTCCCACTTGCGCTTCAATTCCTCCTCGCTCACCGCCGACCGTACCGACTGGATAAATACCAGCGGCGATTGGGCCTGTTCGCTCAGCAGTTTATTACGGCTCAAAAAGCCTACGTATTCTTCATTGCGCTTTACCAGCAGGTATCGCGTTTTAGTGCTGAACATCATGAGGATGGCCTCATAAACATAGGCTTCCACATCAATGCTCATGATCGGGTTATCGGTCACGGTGCTTACCGGGTCGGCACTGTTGCGCTGCTGGGCGATCACTTTATCACGCAAGGTGATATCGGTCACATAACCGTTGATGTTCCCTGTAGCATCGGTAATGAACAGGCAACTTACCTTGTTCACGGCCATTTGCCGGGCCACCTCATATATGGGTGTATCTTCGGTACAGTGTGCTATGGGCCGGTATTCCACACTCTCGATCTTGCGCGAGTACAGCTGATCGGCGGCCAGGTAGCTCTCTTCAAATGCTGGCGGCTGCTTAAAAAAATGCACGAATTCTTCGTTCTGCATGCGCCTGCCGAACTCGGCAGTGAAGTACAGAAAGAAATCCTCATAAGCTTTACAAAGCGCCCTGAAATCCTTACGATGTAGAAAGTAGACCAGCGTACCTTTTTTGGCGATCACCGTACGTAATGATAACCGCCTGTTGAGTAATACCGACACGCCGCCAAAGCAAAAGCCAGGCTGATGATGCTCAACAAGGCGCTTGGTTTGCACGCTATCATAAAAAAAGGACTCGTATTCGCCCTTTACAATGATATCTACACCCTTTAGTTTGGATACTTCCTGCTGGTATATCACCTTGTCTTTAGGGTAGCGTATCTCCTGTAACTGCTCGGCAACGCCTTCCAGCACTTCCAGGGGCAGCAGGTTGAACGGTTCGAATCGCTGAAGATATTTTACGCGCTCATTCATAAATGACGTGACAAAAAGACCAACAACATTGCGATGATCAGCGGCAACAGCATGGCGAACAGCTTGCCCGACCGCGGCTTCAATTCTTTGATACCGGCATCCTTTTGCTGGCGCTCGATCAGTTTGTCATTGATCTCGCCGCGCTGCTTGAGTTCAAAGAAGCATTTCGCCGTAGCCTCGGCATCGCACAAGGCGTTATGCTGATCATTCAAGGGTTTATAAAACAGATAGGAATACAGGTCGCCCAAAAGCAAATTACGTGGCATCGGGTTCCATACCAGTTGGCTGGTGGCTATCATGGTACAAAATATGGGCAGCTTTGCTAACCGGCTTTGGATGCCCGCCCGGTACATATCGGCACCAATGATGTGGTAATCAAGTTGTAAGAAATGTCCCACTACCATGGGCTGATACTGTTCAAGGTCATTCTCCAACAGTTGCATGATGCCTTTACGCTCACGCCCTTTTACCGCCAGCAAACCAGGATTGATACCATGGATGGCCATAGCGGCCGGACTGATCGTAAAATCGGTGTTGCGGATGTAGTGGTCCTCCCGTTTCACTTCCTGCCCATCCTTGCTGTAAATGATCCAACTCACTTGTACCGCCGACGGCCAGTTACCCTCAGCAGAATATGGCTCATGCCAGTTGACGGGCAAGCCCGACGATTCGGTATCGATGAACAGTAGGTGGTCGGTCACAATTTAAGCGATTAGGGGTTGACCAGCTGTAGCTTCACGAAGCGAGTGCCGGTCAATGGTGTTGCAAAATACTACTTAAATACAATTCTGCAGCAAATTTGCTTTTAAGCGACCGTTAAATTTTTAGTGATGCGTTGTAAGCGGTAAATACCATGACGGCTATGATGCCCAAGCCTCTTTCTTGAGGTTGTTTTGGAATACTTTGACCGCGCTGAATCCATAGACCACATAGACCACCAACAAAGCGGTCACCAAGGCAGCGTGAGCCTGAAAGATCAACCGGTAATGTCCATCGGTAAGCATACCAGGTAGAATGATCAGCAAATTGTTAATGGTGATACCCAGCGAGCCGATCTTTTGAGCCGCACGGTCTTTCACGGAGGCCTTGTACTTTTTGCTCCACGTACTGAAAGAGATGAACCTCGAACTGAAACCCATGGGGACCAAGACGGCAAATAGCATAATGAAGAAGGTGACGCCCCTATCTACCTGTGCGGTCGCGAAGAAGGCACAACCTGATAGCAACAAGGTAAAGACCAACAGAGGCAATTTGAAATATCTCCGGAACTCAGCCCAAAGGCTTTTCCATAAACTCGTCCGCAGATCGCGTTCGCGTTGCTTCTCCAGTTCCTTAAGGCCATCCCACCCACCGAACTCGCTATCAATGATGATTTTGGCCATTTGATGAGGAGCCATATCGTGATCAGGCTGATGCTCGATACTGGTCAGGATGTGATCGTACACCTCGTTGAACGTTTCGCGATACTTAGTGTGATACCACAACACTTCACGAATATTGTCCTGCTGAGCGGTCGTCAATTGCATGGAAGTGGTTGTTATTTAGCTAAACTAATGCGATAATGCTTACGATACATCATCAAAAAGCTGATGCCCTGAACCAGGTACAATGATATCAGGAATACCGCGACCCAAACATGGGTCTGAGCAAGCATCTTGTAACTTTTGGTTCCGCACAGCAACTTGGCAGCCCATTCAATACCCCTGATCGCGTAAAAGCTACACAAACCTATCCTGAATATGGCCAGATCGGTTATGGATGGTTTTTTGGTATCAGGAACAAAAAGGTTGGCCAGCATACGATAAATAGCCATGATCATAGGTATCAAACCCAGCACTACTGAGAATGCCAGCAAGCCACCTGCCGCAAAAGAAGTTGGCCAACCATATATGACCAGCGTGACCACCAATATCAACGCGCTATACGGCGTATAAAGGAACGACAGCAGCATCTGCATATACTGGCGTATCACCTGCCGGGTGGTCATTTTAAAACGATCTTTTTCGTGTTCTTTTATGCCCTTCCATCCACCAAGGTCATTAGCTATTATCTCATCGACCACGGTCATTAACGGCTTGCCGTCATCAGGACGCTCCTCTAAGGCAGTAAGCACGTGGTCATACACTTCGGCTATTGTCTCGCGGTATTTTACTTCGGGCCACAAGGCACCTCTCACAGCAAGCACTTGTTCGTGGGTCAATTTCATGATAGGTTAGGTTTAATATTCAGTAGTGCCTGTAATTGTTCAATGAAAGCTTCTGCTTCCTGCAATTTATTACCAACCTCTTGTCCGCCTTGCTCGGTAAGTCGGTAATACTTGCGTACGCGGTTATCCACTACCTGATTAAAGGTCTCAAGCATACCATCGGCCTCTAATTTGTGCAAGGCCGGATAGAGTGCGCCCTCGGTCAACTTCATCTCACCGTCGGTTAGTTCCTTAACTCGTTGAGTGATCTCATAGCCATACATCTGCTCGTTATCTTCCAGCAATTTGAGAATGATGGTCTGCAGTGTACCTTTTAGTAATGGGTTAGTGCTCATTTGAAGCAAATGTATAATTTATTTATATACATAAGAAAACTATGTATTCATTTTCCCAATAAAAAAGCCCTGTTCGAACGAACAGGGCTTAAAATATCAAATTGATCAAGTTACGCGTCTATACGAGCGTACTTGGCGTTCTTTTCAATGAATTCGCGGCGCGGAGCTACCTCATCACCCATCAGCATCGAGAAGGTGTGGTCGCAGTCAGCAGCACTCTCGATAGTGGCTTGGCGCAAGGTACGGGTTGCAGGATTCATTGTGGTTTCCCAAAGCTGGGTATCATTCATTTCACCCAAACCTTTGTAACGTTGTATGTGTACGCTATCCTCTTTACCGGCTCCTTTTAAGCGTTGTACGGCGGCATTGCGCTGTTCGTCATTCCAGCAGTATTCGAACTCTTTACCTTTTTTGACCATGTATAACGGCGGCGATGCGATGTAAACGTGTCCCATCTCGACCAGTGCACGCATATAGCGATAAAAGAAGGTCAGGATCAACGTGGTGATGTGCGAACCATCCACGTCTGCATCCGTCATGATCACGATCTTGTGGTAGCGAAGTTTGGTCAGGTTCAATGCCTTGTCATCCTCCGGGGTACCAATGCTCACACCTAAGGCCGTGAACATGTTCTTGATCTCCTCGTTCTCGTAGATCTTGTGCTCCATGGCCTTCTCTACGTTCAGGATCTTACCACGCAAAGGCAAAATAGCTTGAAAATCGCGGGCACGACCTTGCTTGGCCGTACCACCCGCCGAGTCACCTTCGACCAGGAATATCTCGCAAGCTGCCGGATCGCTGTTGGCACAGTCGGCCAGTTTACCCGGCAAACCTGAACCACCCATCACGCTCTTGCGCTGCACCATTTCGCGGGCCTTACGGGCAGCAGCACGGGCAGTGGCCGCTAAAACCACCTTGCTGATGATCATGCGGGCCTCTTTAGGGTTCTCTTCCAGGTACATGCCCAATATCTCGGCAACGGCCACGTTCACGGCACCACTCACCTCGCTGTTACCCAGCTTGGTCTTGGTCTGTCCCTCAAATTGGGGCTCAGCTACCTTTACTGATATAATGGCGGTCAAACCCTCACGGAAGTCATCACCGGCAATATCAACTTTAAGGTTCTTTAACAAACCTTCTTTCTCAGCGTAAGCTTTAAGCGTACGGGTCAAACCCATACGGAAACCGGCCACGTGGGTACCACCTTCAATGGTGTTGATGTTATTTACGTACGAGTGAACGTTCTCACTATAGGTATCATTGTATTGCAAGGCCAGTTCTACCGGTACACCTTGCTTGGTGCCCTCAACATAGATCGGCTCCGGGATGATCGGCTGACGGGTGCCATCCAGGAACTTAACGAATTCCTTCAAGCCACCTTCAGAAAAGAACTCTTCTGTAAGGAAGGTTCCGTCATCTTCCTGTACACGCTCGTCTGTCAGACTCAAGCGAATACCTTTGTTCAGAAACGCCAGCTCACGCAAACGTGCCGCAAGGGTATCATATTTGTACTCGAGTGTAGTGGTAAAGATCTCGGGATCGGGCTGGAACCATTGAATGGTACCGGTACGGTCCGATTCGCCAATGGTCTTAACGTCGAACATTGGTTTACCACGCTCGTACTCCTGGGTAAATATCTTACCCTCGCGGTGCACAACGGTCTTTACGTGGGTCGATAAAGCATTAACGCAGGATATACCCACACCATGCAGACCGCCCGACACCTTGTAAGTGTCCTTATCGAACTTACCGCCGGCGTGCAAAACGGTCATTACGATCTCAAGCGCTGATTTATTTTCTTTAGTATTGATACCTGTTGGTATACCCCGGCCATTATCCTCAACGGTGATGGAGTTACCTTCATGAATGATCACTTTGATATCGGTACAGTAACCGGCCAATGCCTCATCGATAGAGTTATCGACAACTTCGTATACCAGGTGGTGTAAACCTTTTACCCCGGTATCGCCAATGTACATGGAGGGTCTTTTTCGAACTGCTTCCAGGCCTTCAAGTACCTGGATATTATCTGCCGAATAATTTGACTTATTCTGATCTTTTTCGCTCATTATTTAAGGTTAAATACGACCTACAAATATACTGAATTTTGAGCACAACTCCTCAATGTTGATAATTATAGAGGCTTTCAACGGCCAAGCAAAAACTTTAGGATAGTTAGGGTGAAATCATATATTTGTGAAATTTTTTAAAACAAAGTTACGATGAGAACCCCGGCTTCGATCATATCGAAAATCACTTTAAGCTTAATGCTGGCAGGAAGCCTGGCAGCCTGCAACCAGACCAAGACCGACGATAAAGCTGCCGCACCGGCCGCCACATCAAGCACTGCCAATAACCTGAAAGCAACTGACATCGTGTTCGTTAACTCAGATACTTTACTGAACAAATACGATTACTTTAAAGATATGGCCGACCGTTTGGAGAAAAAAGGCAAAGCTGCACAAGCCGAGCTACAAAGCAAGGGTCAGGCTTTTCAGCGTGAAGTGGCCGAATACCAAAAAGGTGCTGCTACTATGGCTGCCGATCAGCGTCAGGCCACTGAGCAACGCTTAGCCCGTAAACAACAAGAATTACAAGCTTATCAGCAAAACGCTGGCGCTCAGGTCCAACAAGAGCAAGCCGGTGAGCAAGCTAAATTATACGAAAAGGTAGCCGACTTTTTGAAGGTATATGCTAAAGAAAAAGGCTATAAAATGGTAATGACCTATCAAAAAGGCAACAGCGGTATCCTTTACGGTGATGCCAGCCTGGACATTACTCAAGACGTAGTTAAAAAACTGAACGAAGCTTACGCTAAGGACAAGAAATAATAGCCCCACCCTAACCCTCCCCAGGAGGGAGGGAACTTAATAAAACATTTAATGCCCTTTGTAATTATGCAAAGGGCATTATTTTTTGATGCTGATTATAAGTAAAGAGCTTTATGACCCACGAACAATATATGCGCCTGGCCATTGAATTGGCCGAAAACAATGTAGCCGAAGGGCTTGGCGGTCCATTTGGAGCCGTGGTCGTGAAAGATGGCCAGATCGTTGGTGCAAGCGGGAACAAAGTAGTGCCTACTAATGACCCAACCGCACACGCCGAAGTATCGGCCATCCGGTTAGCATGCCAGAAATTGAATAATTTTAGCCTGGAAGGCTGCGTGATCTACACCAGTTGCGAGCCCTGCCCCATGTGCTTAGGCGCCATTTACTGGGCCCGTATCGAGAAGATCTATTACGGCAACAACAAGGCCGATGCCGCCGCCATAGGCTTTGATGACCAGTTCATTTACGAAGAACTTGACCGCCCTAAGCAAGACCGCAAGTTACCCATGGTAGAGTTACTGCGCGACGAAGCGCTGGGTGCGTTCAGGGCTTGGGAAGCGCATGAAGGGAAGACTCATTATTGATGTGCATATGATCTGATGTGCAGATATGCAAATGATGGAACCATCTGCACATTCGCACATCTGCATATCTACAAATTACCTATCTGAATGGCCCAGGCTTTTATCAGGAGCTACCACATCGCGTACCAACTGCTTAAGCTCTTTGATCTCGGGGAAGCGGCCTGCCGATCTGCGGTCGAAGACCACATTGCCATCGATGCTAATCACATAGCTGCCACTCGTTTCACTTGGCTGCAAAAGCACGCCATGCACCTCGTTGCTAAAAGTGGTCAATATCTCCTGAGCCATGTAGGCCGCACGCAACATCCAACCGCATTTGGGGCAGTACTCGATGGTTACGGTCGGCTTCATTTGGTTTCCCCTTCATCGCTGCCACCTGCCGGTGAATCGGGCGTAAAGTAATTATCTTGCAGGTCATCGATCTCGCGTCGTTCACGCTTGGTTGGTCGACCGGTGCCCCTGTCACGGCGCAATACCGGTGCATGGAACATGCTTTTAAAGCCGGGTGTCTGATCGTTCGGCGTCAGGTCAGAGTAGTAATTGACCGCTGTCTTGGCGTCTACTCTGTTCTCCAACAAGCCGGTAACGGTGATGATCTTACGCTCGGGGCCCTTGGCCACATTATAGGTCTCGCCGATCTTTACCTCATGCGAGGCCTTTATATTTTGTCCGTTAAGCTTCACGCGCCCTGCCTTGCAAGCCTCGGTGGCCAGTGTGCGGGTCTTGAACAGGCGTATGCTCCAAAGGTATTTATCTATTCTCAGTTTCTCTTTCTCAGGCATGATGCAAAGTTACAAGGAATGCCCCATAAGCACCAACAGGTGGTAATGAACATCCCCTTTATCAAATATGCCTAAAAATCCCTTTATTTGCGAAAAGATTGAACGATGCCACCTACATTAAAACAAATGATCGAAGATGCCTGGGAAGACCGGGGATTGCTTAACCTTAACGAATATATTGACGCTATCGAGACCGTTATCGAACGTCTGGATAAAGGCGAGCTTCGCGTGGCCGAGCTTATCACCAACCGCTGGCACGTGAATGAGTGGATCAAAAAAGCGGTGATCCTGTACTTCCCTATCCGCGAGATGGAGGAGATCAAAGCAGGTCCGTTCGTGTTCCACGATAAAATGAAACTCAAGACCGACTATAAAAAGAACGGTGTACGCGTGGTGCCTCATGCTATAGCCCGCTATGGCGCTCATTTGGCCAAAGGCGTGATCATGATGCCATCGTACGTGAATATCGGTGCTTATGTTGACGAAGGCACCATGGTAGATACCTGGGCCACTGTAGGTTCATGCGCACAGATCGGTAAGCATTGCCACCTGAGCGGCGGTGTGGGCATTGGCGGCGTATTGGAGCCGGTTCAAGCCTCTCCGGTGATCATTGAAGACAACTGCTTCATCGGCTCACGCGCCATTGTTGTGGAAGGTGTACACGTAGAGCGCGAGGCCGTGCTTGGCGCCAATGTAGTACTGACGGCATCTACCAAGATCATTGATGTTAGCGGCGACTCCCCTATCGAATATAAAGGCCGTGTACCTGCCCGTTCGGTAGTGATCCCTGGTTCATACACCAAAAAGTTCCCTGCCGGCGAATACCAGGTACCTTGTGCCCTGATCATCGGCAAACGTAAAGAATCGACCGACCTCAAGACCTCACTGAACGATGCCTTGAGAGACCATAACGTGGCGGTTTAGTTACATACCACTCTCGTCATTGCGAGGAACGAAGCAAACTCTGAACGGTGTATGGCAGCAACGCCTGCACGCTGAGGCTTCATTCCTCGCATTGACATTTTAGCACCGATCAACAACGACCAACTAAAAAAAATGAACATCGGGTACGACGCCAAACGTGCTTTTTTGAACAACACCGGGTTGGGTAATTACAGCCGGTGGCTCATCAAGGCTATGTCCGCGTTCTATCCTGATAACCGATACGGGCTTTTCACACCCAAAACGGGCAACGGCGAACATGCTGGCCAGTTGGAAAAGTTAAAAAACGCCTATACCTTTGTACCGCGAGGCAAGTTCTCCCCTTTGTGGCGTACTAAAGGCATCGTTACCGATCTGCAAAAGAATGGTGTTGAGCTTTATCATGGACTAAGCCATGAACTGCCCCTGGGCATCCGCAAGAGCGGTATCAAAAGTGTGCTTACCGTGCATGACCTGATCTTTTTGCGCTTTCCCCAATATTTTAAACTGATCGACCGCCTGATCTACAAGGCCAAGCTAAATTACGCCTGCAAGGCTGCCGACAAGATCATAGCCATAAGCCAGCGTACCCGGAAAGACCTGATCGAACTGCTGGGCGTTGATCCCAACAAGATCGAGGTGATCTACCAGGGATGCAACCCGGCTTTCACCCTTTACCAAAGCGAAACGCATCGGGCACACATCAAAAAGACCTACAAGCTTCCTAAAAGATACCTGCTCACAGTAGGCACTATCGAAGAACGTAAAAACCTGATGTTACTGGTAAAGGCCCTAACGCTCACCAAATGCAATATGCCGCTGTTGGTAGTGGGCAAGCCTACGCCTTATGCTGATGAGGTGAAGCGTTTTGTGGAGGCCAATGGTCTGCAAAAGCGGGTGATCTTTTTGCACCAGGTAGGGTTCGATGACCTGCCTGCCTTGTATCAGCTCAGCACAGTATTCATCTATCCATCGCGTTACGAAGGCTTCGGGATACCTATATTAGAGGCCATTAATAGCGGGGTGCCCGTGATCGCGGCTACCGGTTCATGCCTGGAAGAGGCCGGCGGTGCCGGGAGCATCTATGTAGACCCTGACAATGAGCAGGAACTGGCCAAAAAGATCGACCGCGTTTGGCGCGACACAGCGCTGAGGCAACGCATGATCGATCAGGGCTTTGAATATGCCCGGAATTTTAAGGACGAGGTACTTGCGGCCCAATACATGCAAGTATATCAAAACACATTGCAACATGCTTAGAGACGAAGTAAAGAAAGCATACGAGGTGATCCGCGACGGCGGTATCATCCTTTACCCTACCGATACCATTTGGGGCATAGGCTGTGATGCCACTAACACCGCGGCCATCGAGAAGATATATGAACTCAAGCAGCGCGCTCAGGAAAAAAGCATGATCATATTGCTGGAGAGTGAGAACATGTTGGAGAGCTACATATCAAATGTATCACCGTTAGCGTATGACCTGATCGAATTTGCCGAACATCCGCTTACGCTGGTGATGCCTGGCGCCAAAAATATCTCGCCCCTGCTCATCGCCGAAGACAAAAGCGTAGGCATACGCGTGTGCAAGCACCCTTTTTGCCAGCAACTCATCCAGCGGATGCGTAAGCCGTTAGTGTCAACTTCGGCCAATATCAGCGGGCAGCCATCCCCACAGAACTTTGGACAGATCGCGCCCGAGATCATTGAAGGAGTGGATCTGGTGGTGGATGTGGACCAGCACGACACCTCCGTAAAACGACCATCTACCATCATGCGTCTTTCTGCGGATGGGGCGTTCGAGTTTCTGCGTAAATAATTATCATTGTGCTTTGAAATAATTTAAGCGGATACCCGTTTTTTTGTTAAACTTTGCATATCAACTCCATTTATCATGAAGATCTTTGTAGCCAAACTCCCTCCTGATTACGACGAGACCGCCATTGCCACCTTGTTCATCACTTATGGCGATATCTCGACCATTAACCTGGTCATGGATCGGGAGACCGGCCGCAGCAAAGGTTATGCGTTCATTGAGATGCCTAATGATGAGGAGGCTCTTAACGCGATCAGTCACCTCGACCAAAAAACCATTGGTCACAACCGCCAGCTTTCGGTAAGCCAGGCTCAGGAACGTCCTAAACCTGCAGGCGGTGGCTTTAACCGCAATAACAACAACCGTCAAGGTGGTGGCTTTCAGCGTAATGCCGGCGGTGGTGGTTATAACCGTAACAACAACTATAATAAAGACCGTGGTCCGCGCAATGGTAATTACGACCGTAGCAGCAATTACGACCGCAACAAGAATGGTAACAGCACTGAAGGCTGATACCAAGCGAAACTACTTATATATGAAGGCCTCCGGACACCCGGGGGCCTTTTTTGTAACAAAATACTACACATTGTACAAAAAAAAGGCCGTTAACTCCGTAAACTGTTCGACTACCATACACAATGTATACAAGTTGCAACGATCAAATCATAAGACGACGCTGTGTGGAAAATTTGGAACATTATCCACGATCGTTAAGTATGGAGTTATACGCCACACACCAGATTTCTCTTATCCAATGCTTATAACAAACTTTCATCATATCATTACTCCGTAAAGACACAAGCCATCACCATCGATAGCATCATTGATCACATAACCTTCTGAAAGTATTTTGGCCTGTAAATTGTAAATGTGTACTCGTACAAGCAGACGCGCGAAAAAGTTCGGCCGACAGCTGCCCGCCACTTATTTTTTAAGACGATACTTACAAGATGAAAACGATCATGAGCAGGATACTCGCAGTTGACGATGATCAGGGAATATTAGAGGTCCTGCAATTCATATTAGAGGATTCAGGATACGAGGTTAAGACCATTTCAGACGGTCACCAATTATTTGACGCTATTCGTGAAGGCCAACCAGACCTTATATTAATGGACATCATGCTTAACGGATTAGATGGGCGTGATCTTTGCAAACACGTGAAATCTAACGATACTACGCACGATATACCGGTGATCATGATATCAGCCAGTCATAGTCTGGGAGATGTATTACATCAGGAGAACGCTCCGGATGATTTCCTGGCCAAACCTTTCGACATTAACGTATTGCTGAGCAAGATCGAGCGCCAATTGGCTGCATGATCTATATCGCTCGCTCCAACGTGACCTCATACTAAATTAACGAGCTGTTAATAAAGTATTTATTAGCGCGATAAGACAGGTTTATACCATCTAATAATTACTTTCGTTAAAAATATGCGATCCAGGGTTGTTTAAACCTCCTGTTGATCGCATTTTTGCATTTGCATTGTTAACGGCTCTCTATGATCAAACTAAAACCCATTGCTGCGTGCGCTTTGCTGCTGGGCACGCTTACGGTAAAAGCTCAGCAAAATGCCTCGTATCATATTTATAATACCTATCATAACGCTAC
This window harbors:
- a CDS encoding glycosyltransferase family 4 protein, producing the protein MNIGYDAKRAFLNNTGLGNYSRWLIKAMSAFYPDNRYGLFTPKTGNGEHAGQLEKLKNAYTFVPRGKFSPLWRTKGIVTDLQKNGVELYHGLSHELPLGIRKSGIKSVLTVHDLIFLRFPQYFKLIDRLIYKAKLNYACKAADKIIAISQRTRKDLIELLGVDPNKIEVIYQGCNPAFTLYQSETHRAHIKKTYKLPKRYLLTVGTIEERKNLMLLVKALTLTKCNMPLLVVGKPTPYADEVKRFVEANGLQKRVIFLHQVGFDDLPALYQLSTVFIYPSRYEGFGIPILEAINSGVPVIAATGSCLEEAGGAGSIYVDPDNEQELAKKIDRVWRDTALRQRMIDQGFEYARNFKDEVLAAQYMQVYQNTLQHA
- a CDS encoding L-threonylcarbamoyladenylate synthase — its product is MLRDEVKKAYEVIRDGGIILYPTDTIWGIGCDATNTAAIEKIYELKQRAQEKSMIILLESENMLESYISNVSPLAYDLIEFAEHPLTLVMPGAKNISPLLIAEDKSVGIRVCKHPFCQQLIQRMRKPLVSTSANISGQPSPQNFGQIAPEIIEGVDLVVDVDQHDTSVKRPSTIMRLSADGAFEFLRK
- a CDS encoding RNA recognition motif domain-containing protein; its protein translation is MKIFVAKLPPDYDETAIATLFITYGDISTINLVMDRETGRSKGYAFIEMPNDEEALNAISHLDQKTIGHNRQLSVSQAQERPKPAGGGFNRNNNNRQGGGFQRNAGGGGYNRNNNYNKDRGPRNGNYDRSSNYDRNKNGNSTEG
- a CDS encoding 2,3,4,5-tetrahydropyridine-2,6-dicarboxylate N-succinyltransferase, which translates into the protein MPPTLKQMIEDAWEDRGLLNLNEYIDAIETVIERLDKGELRVAELITNRWHVNEWIKKAVILYFPIREMEEIKAGPFVFHDKMKLKTDYKKNGVRVVPHAIARYGAHLAKGVIMMPSYVNIGAYVDEGTMVDTWATVGSCAQIGKHCHLSGGVGIGGVLEPVQASPVIIEDNCFIGSRAIVVEGVHVEREAVLGANVVLTASTKIIDVSGDSPIEYKGRVPARSVVIPGSYTKKFPAGEYQVPCALIIGKRKESTDLKTSLNDALRDHNVAV
- a CDS encoding response regulator transcription factor, which translates into the protein MSRILAVDDDQGILEVLQFILEDSGYEVKTISDGHQLFDAIREGQPDLILMDIMLNGLDGRDLCKHVKSNDTTHDIPVIMISASHSLGDVLHQENAPDDFLAKPFDINVLLSKIERQLAA